A genomic window from Flavobacterium sp. I3-2 includes:
- a CDS encoding IS3 family transposase, producing the protein MFGLDRQCYYRKINRSKERKCTASKVVELVKQIRSVQKRLGTRKLYYLLKKELTELKVGRDKFFEILRANHLLIQPKRSYHVTTDSHHRFRKHPNIIKELEINRPNQVWVSDITYIGKREKPCYLSLITDAYSKKIVGFEVSSTICTSNVIQALHKAQKQRKTKKSLIHHSDRGLQYCSDEYQSYLKKYNIKCSMTENSDPYENAIAERINGILKQEFMIDTYHLELPLMKKIVAEAICIYNQDRPHWSNHMLTPNQMHQNENLKFRTYKNKNSSNSKATTV; encoded by the coding sequence TTGTTCGGATTAGATAGGCAATGCTATTATAGGAAAATTAACCGTTCAAAAGAGCGCAAATGCACAGCAAGTAAAGTTGTAGAACTTGTTAAGCAAATTCGTTCTGTCCAAAAAAGACTAGGAACTCGGAAGCTTTATTATCTTCTAAAAAAGGAGCTTACTGAATTAAAGGTTGGTAGAGATAAATTCTTTGAGATTCTAAGAGCAAATCATCTCTTAATTCAACCAAAACGAAGTTATCACGTCACAACTGATTCACATCATCGATTTAGAAAACATCCTAACATAATAAAGGAACTAGAAATTAACCGCCCAAACCAAGTCTGGGTAAGTGATATAACGTATATTGGCAAACGAGAAAAACCTTGTTATTTAAGTTTGATTACAGATGCTTACTCTAAAAAAATAGTTGGATTTGAAGTATCAAGTACCATATGCACAAGCAATGTAATACAAGCTTTGCACAAGGCGCAAAAGCAAAGGAAAACTAAAAAATCATTAATTCATCATTCCGATAGAGGATTACAATATTGTTCAGACGAATATCAATCGTATTTAAAAAAATACAACATAAAATGTAGTATGACAGAAAATTCGGATCCTTATGAAAATGCCATTGCAGAACGAATAAACGGCATATTAAAACAAGAATTTATGATTGATACGTATCATTTAGAATTGCCGCTGATGAAGAAAATAGTAGCCGAAGCCATTTGTATTTATAATCAAGATAGACCACACTGGTCGAATCATATGTTAACTCCAAATCAAATGCATCAAAATGAAAATTTAAAATTTAGAACCTATAAAAACAAAAACAGTAGCAACTCTAAAGCTACTACTGTTTAA
- a CDS encoding helix-turn-helix domain-containing protein: protein MEESNNYVKRSQRDYTLSFKINVVKEIELGELSIPDACRNYGIQSRSTVVNWLRKFGKFDWENQTQLNMPKSPEQRILELEAKVKLLEKQKAQLERQNYISDSKAIIFDMMIDIAEKKLKIDVRKNYKSAQSIVSAKKYKKV from the coding sequence ATGGAAGAATCAAACAATTATGTAAAACGTAGTCAACGAGATTACACCTTAAGTTTTAAAATCAACGTAGTCAAAGAAATTGAATTAGGCGAATTAAGTATCCCTGATGCCTGTCGCAATTACGGTATTCAATCTAGAAGTACCGTTGTAAATTGGTTAAGAAAATTTGGTAAATTTGATTGGGAGAATCAAACACAATTGAATATGCCAAAATCACCAGAACAACGAATTCTAGAGTTAGAAGCTAAAGTAAAACTTCTAGAGAAGCAAAAAGCACAATTGGAACGACAGAATTATATTTCTGATTCCAAAGCTATTATCTTTGATATGATGATTGATATCGCTGAAAAGAAGTTAAAAATTGATGTAAGAAAAAATTACAAATCCGCACAATCAATCGTTTCCGCCAAGAAATACAAGAAAGTATAA
- the recJ gene encoding single-stranded-DNA-specific exonuclease RecJ has product MRWKINDSLDRNAVRTLQEQLQVNELIATLLVQRSIETFEQARAFFRPLLADLHDPYLMKDMDKAVQRIETALANDERILVFGDYDVDGTTAVSLVSAYLKSLSIEIAENIDTYIPDRYLEGYGISNKGIDYAEDNEFSLIIALDCGIKSMDKIEYAKAKGIDFIICDHHLPGDEVPDAVAVLDAKQKDCNYPYKELCGCGVGFKLIQALGQNRNQSTEDLVSYLDLVATAIAADIVPITGENRILAHFGLQVINSNPRPGLLALKQAYSISEFTITDVVFKFAPKINAAGRIKHGNYAVKLLSEFNLEQAIEFAKEIDDFNSHRKDLDKEITIQALQQIEDNNETDFATSVVYDPTWHKGVIGIVASRLIETHYRPTLVFTKSGNYLAASARSVKGFDVYQALEACSEHLIQFGGHMYAAGMTISEENYPKFKARFEEVVKQTMPEELKEPEVLIDAIVDFNDLDDKTLRILKQFEPHGPENMTPVFLTPNVFDTGNAQGLGKNNEHLKMFVKQNDSKPFPAIAFGKGHLYQETRNLRLMNLVYSLSENQWKDKVTLQLQVKDFNFC; this is encoded by the coding sequence ATGCGTTGGAAGATTAATGATTCGCTTGATAGAAATGCGGTTCGTACTTTGCAAGAACAATTGCAAGTGAATGAACTTATTGCGACTTTGTTGGTGCAACGTAGTATTGAAACGTTTGAACAAGCGCGTGCTTTTTTTCGACCTTTATTAGCCGACTTACACGATCCGTATTTGATGAAAGATATGGATAAAGCGGTTCAACGTATTGAAACTGCTTTGGCAAACGACGAGCGTATTTTGGTTTTTGGTGATTATGATGTGGATGGAACAACTGCTGTTTCGTTGGTTTCGGCTTATTTGAAATCTTTGTCAATTGAAATAGCAGAAAATATTGATACTTATATTCCAGATAGATATTTGGAAGGTTACGGCATCTCGAACAAAGGAATTGATTACGCAGAAGATAACGAATTTTCATTAATCATTGCGTTGGATTGCGGTATCAAATCGATGGATAAAATTGAATACGCAAAGGCTAAAGGAATCGATTTTATTATTTGCGACCATCATTTACCTGGTGATGAAGTACCCGATGCGGTAGCGGTTTTAGATGCCAAACAGAAAGATTGTAATTATCCGTATAAAGAATTGTGCGGTTGCGGGGTTGGTTTTAAATTGATTCAAGCTTTGGGTCAAAATCGCAATCAATCTACAGAAGATTTGGTTTCGTATTTAGATTTGGTTGCTACGGCAATTGCTGCCGATATTGTCCCGATTACAGGAGAAAATCGCATTTTAGCACATTTTGGTTTGCAGGTGATTAATTCTAATCCAAGGCCGGGATTATTAGCTTTAAAACAGGCATATTCGATTTCGGAATTCACCATCACCGATGTGGTTTTTAAATTCGCTCCTAAGATTAACGCAGCTGGAAGAATCAAACACGGGAATTATGCGGTGAAATTATTGTCGGAATTTAACTTAGAACAAGCCATTGAATTTGCTAAGGAAATTGACGATTTTAATTCGCACCGAAAAGATTTGGATAAAGAAATTACCATTCAGGCTTTACAACAAATTGAAGATAATAACGAAACTGATTTTGCAACTTCGGTTGTTTATGACCCAACTTGGCACAAAGGGGTGATTGGAATTGTGGCTTCGCGTTTGATTGAAACACATTACCGTCCGACTTTGGTTTTTACTAAAAGTGGGAATTATTTGGCAGCTTCGGCTCGTTCGGTTAAAGGTTTTGATGTGTATCAAGCTTTAGAAGCTTGTTCGGAACATTTGATTCAATTTGGTGGACATATGTATGCTGCTGGAATGACGATTTCTGAAGAAAATTACCCCAAGTTCAAAGCTCGTTTTGAAGAAGTGGTGAAACAAACCATGCCTGAAGAACTCAAAGAGCCTGAAGTTTTAATCGATGCGATTGTGGATTTTAATGATTTGGATGATAAAACGCTCCGTATCTTAAAACAGTTCGAACCGCATGGACCTGAAAATATGACTCCTGTTTTTTTAACTCCGAATGTTTTTGATACCGGAAATGCACAAGGATTGGGTAAAAATAACGAGCATTTAAAAATGTTTGTAAAACAAAATGATTCAAAACCTTTCCCAGCGATCGCTTTCGGTAAAGGTCATTTGTATCAAGAAACTCGAAATTTACGATTGATGAATTTGGTGTATTCGTTATCTGAAAATCAATGGAAAGATAAAGTTACTTTACAACTTCAGGTTAAAGATTTTAATTTTTGTTAA
- a CDS encoding aspartate-semialdehyde dehydrogenase: MRVAVVGATGMVGEIMLKVLAERNFPVTELIPVASEKSVGKEISYKDKKYKVVNLQTAVEMKPDVALFSAGGETSLVWAPKFAEVGTTVVDNSSAWRMDPNIKLVVPEINANVLTKEDKIIANPNCSTIQLVMALAPLHKAYKIKRVVVSTYQSITGTGVKAVQQLENEYNGEQGEMAYKYQIHRNAIPHCDVFLDNGYTKEEMKLTLETKKIMADDSIKVTATAVRIPVIGGHSESVNIEFENDFDLAKVRALLQDTSGVMVQDNTDTNTYPMPLYAEGKNEVFVGRIRRDESQENTLNMWIVADNLRKGAATNTIQIAEYLLANKLIG, encoded by the coding sequence ATGAGAGTAGCAGTTGTAGGCGCAACCGGAATGGTTGGCGAAATTATGCTAAAAGTGTTAGCAGAACGCAATTTTCCAGTAACAGAATTAATTCCAGTGGCTTCAGAGAAGTCGGTTGGTAAGGAAATCTCATATAAGGATAAAAAGTATAAGGTAGTAAATTTGCAAACAGCCGTAGAAATGAAACCAGATGTAGCTTTGTTTTCTGCTGGTGGAGAAACTTCTTTAGTTTGGGCTCCGAAATTCGCCGAAGTAGGAACAACGGTTGTTGATAATTCATCTGCTTGGAGAATGGATCCAAATATCAAATTAGTTGTTCCAGAAATCAATGCAAATGTTTTAACAAAAGAAGATAAAATTATTGCAAATCCAAACTGTTCAACCATTCAGTTGGTTATGGCTTTGGCTCCGTTACATAAAGCTTATAAAATAAAACGTGTGGTGGTTTCAACATACCAATCAATTACAGGAACAGGTGTAAAAGCGGTGCAGCAATTAGAAAATGAATACAACGGCGAACAAGGTGAAATGGCTTATAAATACCAAATTCATCGTAACGCGATTCCTCATTGTGATGTGTTTTTAGATAATGGTTACACTAAAGAAGAGATGAAACTTACTTTAGAAACTAAGAAAATCATGGCAGACGATTCAATCAAAGTAACTGCAACTGCCGTTCGTATTCCGGTTATTGGCGGTCATAGCGAATCGGTTAATATCGAGTTTGAAAACGATTTCGATTTAGCTAAAGTACGTGCATTACTTCAAGATACTTCGGGAGTTATGGTTCAAGATAATACCGACACTAATACCTATCCAATGCCGTTATATGCAGAAGGTAAAAATGAAGTTTTTGTAGGTAGAATCCGTAGAGATGAATCTCAAGAAAACACGTTAAACATGTGGATTGTTGCTGATAACTTAAGAAAAGGAGCAGCTACAAATACTATTCAAATTGCAGAATATTTATTAGCAAATAAATTAATTGGTTAA
- a CDS encoding MFS transporter gives MEKLWSKDFILTNISNFLMAFAFYLIGTTMPFYIEEHFHTTESETGLILASYIIATLLLRPFSGFIVDAFPRKKVYIIAYFLFVFVYFGYMWASTITLFIIARMMHGGVWSIITTSSSTIAIDVIPAKRRGEGIGFFGLTTTLAMAIGPFIGLYLYEHFNFDYNFYSTIFFGIVGLITALLINVPTREIKAKSVISLDRFILKPAIPIGINLLFIAICYGMLFTYAAKYGMQLGVENIGLFFLFMAVGMMATRFFAGKLLDKGYVNQLMIASQATIALSFLLFGLASSDVLFFIAALFIGFGYGIASPTYQTMFVNIGTNDQRGTANSTFFSFYDLGIGLGMVLSGFMATYFNNQFHNLFLFCSASAATGIIYYMFISKNIYKAKKQN, from the coding sequence ATGGAAAAACTTTGGAGTAAGGATTTTATCCTAACAAACATATCTAACTTTTTAATGGCATTTGCGTTCTATCTAATCGGAACCACGATGCCGTTTTATATTGAAGAACATTTTCATACAACCGAATCAGAAACCGGATTGATTCTAGCAAGTTATATCATTGCGACTTTGCTTTTACGTCCGTTTTCTGGTTTTATTGTGGACGCTTTTCCTCGTAAAAAAGTTTATATTATCGCTTATTTTTTATTTGTATTCGTTTACTTCGGATATATGTGGGCTTCGACCATTACCCTTTTTATTATTGCTAGAATGATGCATGGCGGTGTTTGGAGTATAATTACCACATCGAGCAGTACGATTGCAATTGATGTAATTCCTGCGAAAAGACGTGGTGAAGGAATCGGATTTTTCGGGTTAACAACTACTTTAGCCATGGCAATCGGTCCGTTTATCGGATTGTATTTGTATGAACATTTTAATTTTGATTATAATTTTTACAGCACCATTTTCTTCGGAATTGTCGGATTGATAACAGCATTACTAATTAATGTTCCTACAAGAGAAATTAAAGCTAAAAGTGTGATTTCATTAGACCGATTTATTTTAAAACCAGCTATTCCAATCGGAATAAATTTATTATTCATCGCTATCTGCTACGGCATGTTATTTACCTATGCTGCGAAATACGGTATGCAATTAGGAGTTGAAAACATCGGTTTGTTTTTCTTATTTATGGCTGTAGGAATGATGGCTACTCGTTTCTTTGCCGGCAAACTTTTAGACAAAGGTTACGTAAATCAATTGATGATTGCTTCTCAAGCTACTATTGCGTTGAGTTTTTTGCTTTTTGGTTTAGCAAGTTCAGATGTTTTATTTTTTATAGCTGCTTTATTTATTGGTTTTGGGTACGGAATTGCTTCGCCAACCTATCAAACCATGTTTGTAAATATCGGAACCAACGACCAACGCGGTACAGCAAATTCTACTTTCTTTTCTTTTTATGATTTAGGAATTGGTTTAGGAATGGTTTTGTCTGGATTTATGGCAACTTATTTTAATAATCAATTTCATAATCTTTTTCTGTTTTGTAGTGCATCGGCTGCGACCGGAATTATTTACTATATGTTTATTTCAAAGAATATTTATAAAGCTAAAAAGCAAAATTGA
- a CDS encoding TonB-dependent receptor produces MMRISILIICLIHSVIVFSQNTLKGKVVDANGMPLNKCHIDWNAYCATTNSDGTFELQNIPSGSFNLRVKLDGFQTQDVFVNVPETTFVEVVLFTEDEMLDELVISTNQPKTYNGISVKSNQIKDNFAGSLAKSLENVAGVTAMEIGSGVSKPMIRGLGFTRIAVTENGIKQEGQQWGADHGLEIDALQAEEVEVIKGVGAIAYGSDAIGGVIRINNEKIPQENTTSGNVIFHGKTVNDALGASVNFQHRNENWFFKAKFSGVDYADFKVPTSEVNYLNTKIPIYNNRMKNTAGDEYSVYLQGGYVSDSFQSILSVSNLKSKIGFFAGAHGIPSVGAVADDGNYRDVGFPYQTVNHFKVTSSNKWKKPHSEWNAIFSFQQNHRQEWSLFHSHYSNQTAPSVNPNLELDFVLNTLDSQVNYSFETGLNHETTFGFQQNYQQNNVSGYSYLLPEYNRNNLAFYANHQWFVSSKTTLDFGARLDYIDMKTQGYFDSILYDYLVSNGKTETVAKENAQRSSDVHKTYLQTNFAFGLSYVMHPKWKWNFNVGTNFRAPTAMELSANGIHHGAFRHEKGNPNLKVERGVSSEIGLTFENGNFKSTLSPYVYYFSNYIFLKPTGTFSVLPHGGQVYEYSQSKALITGFEYALQQKWNSFTLNATFEYLYNKQLDNPKGNYPLPFSTPINLSAELSYAFKDSKITKQSKVYINTKWASAQNRIAQNEEKTPGYTIFGAGLQSEINIGKLKPVVRLQGNNLLNTKYYNHASFYRAIEIPELGRNVQLMIQIPF; encoded by the coding sequence ATGATGCGAATTTCAATCCTAATCATTTGTTTAATTCATTCTGTAATCGTGTTTTCGCAAAATACTTTAAAAGGTAAAGTTGTGGATGCAAACGGAATGCCATTAAATAAATGTCACATCGATTGGAATGCTTATTGTGCGACTACAAATTCCGATGGAACTTTTGAACTTCAAAACATTCCAAGCGGTTCATTTAATCTACGTGTAAAATTAGACGGTTTTCAAACTCAGGATGTTTTTGTGAATGTTCCTGAAACTACGTTTGTTGAAGTTGTTTTGTTTACCGAAGATGAGATGTTAGATGAATTGGTTATTTCAACCAATCAGCCAAAAACGTACAATGGTATTTCAGTTAAATCTAATCAAATTAAAGACAATTTCGCTGGAAGTTTAGCTAAATCGTTAGAAAATGTAGCTGGTGTTACTGCTATGGAAATCGGTTCGGGTGTTTCAAAACCTATGATTCGCGGACTTGGTTTTACGCGAATTGCAGTTACCGAAAACGGAATCAAACAAGAAGGGCAACAATGGGGCGCCGACCACGGTTTAGAAATTGATGCATTGCAAGCCGAAGAAGTTGAAGTCATCAAAGGAGTTGGTGCTATTGCTTACGGAAGTGATGCTATTGGTGGTGTCATCCGAATTAATAACGAGAAAATTCCGCAAGAAAATACAACTTCAGGAAATGTGATTTTTCATGGAAAAACGGTGAATGATGCTTTGGGAGCTTCTGTAAATTTTCAGCATAGAAATGAGAACTGGTTTTTTAAGGCCAAATTTTCGGGTGTTGATTATGCCGATTTTAAAGTGCCAACTTCCGAAGTGAATTACTTGAATACCAAAATCCCGATTTACAATAATCGTATGAAAAATACCGCCGGAGATGAATATTCGGTGTATTTACAAGGTGGTTATGTTTCGGATTCGTTTCAGTCGATTTTGAGTGTTTCGAACTTAAAAAGTAAAATCGGATTTTTTGCTGGTGCTCACGGAATTCCTTCTGTTGGAGCTGTTGCAGATGATGGTAATTATCGCGATGTTGGTTTTCCGTATCAAACCGTAAATCATTTTAAAGTTACGAGTTCAAACAAATGGAAAAAGCCACATAGCGAATGGAATGCGATTTTTTCGTTTCAGCAAAATCACCGTCAAGAATGGAGTTTGTTTCATTCGCATTATAGCAATCAAACGGCGCCAAGTGTAAATCCGAATTTAGAATTGGACTTTGTTTTAAATACCTTAGATTCGCAAGTAAATTATTCGTTTGAAACCGGATTAAACCACGAAACCACTTTTGGATTCCAACAAAATTATCAGCAAAATAATGTTTCGGGTTATAGTTATTTACTTCCTGAATACAACCGAAATAATTTAGCATTTTATGCCAATCATCAGTGGTTTGTTTCATCAAAAACAACTTTAGATTTTGGTGCTCGTTTGGATTATATCGATATGAAAACGCAAGGTTATTTTGATTCGATTTTGTATGATTATTTAGTATCAAACGGAAAAACTGAAACGGTTGCTAAAGAAAATGCACAGCGAAGTTCAGATGTTCATAAAACGTATTTGCAAACTAATTTTGCTTTCGGACTTTCGTATGTGATGCATCCAAAATGGAAATGGAATTTTAATGTTGGAACAAATTTCAGAGCGCCAACTGCAATGGAATTAAGTGCAAACGGAATTCATCATGGAGCTTTTCGTCATGAAAAAGGTAATCCGAATTTGAAGGTAGAACGTGGTGTTTCGTCTGAAATTGGATTAACTTTTGAAAACGGAAATTTTAAATCAACATTAAGTCCGTATGTATATTATTTCAGTAATTACATATTCTTAAAACCAACCGGAACATTTTCGGTGCTTCCGCATGGCGGACAAGTTTATGAATATTCGCAATCAAAAGCTTTGATTACAGGATTTGAATATGCGTTGCAACAAAAATGGAATTCGTTTACTTTAAACGCAACTTTTGAGTATTTGTACAACAAACAATTAGATAATCCGAAAGGAAATTATCCGTTGCCATTTTCAACTCCGATTAATTTGTCTGCAGAACTTTCGTATGCATTTAAAGATTCAAAAATTACCAAACAATCTAAAGTTTATATAAATACTAAATGGGCAAGTGCTCAGAATCGAATTGCTCAGAACGAAGAAAAAACACCCGGTTATACCATTTTTGGTGCAGGTTTACAATCTGAAATTAACATTGGAAAGCTAAAACCTGTTGTTCGTTTGCAAGGCAATAATTTATTAAATACAAAATATTACAATCATGCGAGTTTTTATCGAGCTATTGAAATTCCAGAATTAGGAAGAAATGTTCAATTGATGATTCAAATTCCATTTTAA
- a CDS encoding DUF4625 domain-containing protein: protein MKNIKTQLFSLLFVSIAFVSCSDSDSSELDTQKPTIAIQSPTDHQEVEPGSNLNIKALLQDETALTSYKVEIHSAGDGHEHRTAALDNSIPFTYENVFQIEGNPKSHQIDYSILIPENAKEDHYHLGVFCIDAAGNQSQQFVEIFIGHEHNH from the coding sequence ATGAAAAATATCAAAACACAGTTATTCAGTTTATTATTTGTTTCTATAGCATTTGTATCTTGCTCAGATAGTGATTCGTCAGAATTAGATACTCAAAAACCAACGATTGCGATTCAAAGTCCAACCGATCATCAAGAAGTTGAACCAGGATCAAACTTAAATATTAAAGCTTTATTACAAGACGAAACCGCTTTAACAAGTTATAAAGTCGAAATACATTCGGCAGGAGACGGACATGAACATAGAACAGCTGCTTTAGATAATTCGATTCCTTTTACTTATGAAAATGTTTTTCAAATCGAAGGAAATCCAAAATCACATCAAATAGATTATTCAATTTTAATTCCTGAAAATGCTAAAGAAGATCATTATCATTTAGGTGTTTTCTGTATTGATGCAGCCGGAAATCAAAGTCAACAATTTGTTGAAATTTTTATTGGACACGAACATAATCATTAA
- a CDS encoding DUF4625 domain-containing protein — MKNILYTFLLVTSALFLGSCSSDGDSDAPTIEIVNPLENQVFETGDPIKMKFRLTDEYGIAAYAYQIYHEEPGIVGEFTYEKEIALNTLYTSLESDHSVNIPLMSTDSIPTAVGNYNLRVIAVDIYNNRRIVDRPIKIIQKVTNE, encoded by the coding sequence ATGAAAAATATCTTATATACTTTTTTATTAGTGACTAGTGCATTGTTTTTAGGATCATGTTCAAGTGATGGAGATTCAGATGCTCCAACTATAGAAATTGTCAATCCTTTAGAAAACCAAGTTTTTGAAACAGGCGATCCGATTAAAATGAAATTTCGTTTAACAGATGAATATGGAATTGCTGCTTATGCGTATCAAATTTATCACGAAGAACCTGGAATTGTAGGTGAATTTACTTACGAAAAAGAAATTGCGTTAAATACACTTTACACAAGTTTAGAAAGTGATCATAGTGTCAATATTCCATTAATGAGTACTGATTCTATTCCTACAGCAGTTGGTAACTATAATTTAAGAGTTATTGCAGTTGATATTTATAATAATAGAAGAATTGTAGATCGACCAATTAAGATTATTCAAAAAGTAACAAACGAATAG
- a CDS encoding prolyl oligopeptidase family serine peptidase — MKKLVSSIFIAAMIVSCNKTENTNMQEKLTYPETRKDSVVDVYFGESILDPYRWLEDDLSEETAAWVKAENEVTFAYLDKIPYREALRKQLEEKWNYEKIGAPFVEGDFTYYYKNDGLQNQSVLYRKDKSGKEEVFLDPNTFSKDGTTSLADVSFTEDGSLVAYAISEGGSDWRKIIVLNAKDKSVVGETLIDVKFSGISWYKNDGFYYSSYDKPTGSELSAKTDQHKLYYHKLGTSQKEDKVVFGDKTKRRYVGGYVTDDQNYLVITTANATSGNELYIQDLNKPNAPIQTIVTGFDNDYSIIDSKNGKMYIVTNYQAPNQKLMVADVATLANKSTWKDVIPETENVLNLSKAGGYFFANYMKDAVSLVKQFDYNGKLVRDIQLPGLGTASGFGDKKEAKDLYYSFTNYITPGTIYKMDIASGKSNVYQQPKVKFNPEDYESKQIFYTSKDGTKVPMIITYKKGTKLDGTNPTMLYAYGGFNVSLTPSFSIANAVWLENGGIYAVPNLRGGGEYGKKWHDAGTQMQKQNVFDDFIAAAQYLIDNKYTSSDKLAIRGGSNGGLLVGATMTQRPDLMKVALPAVGVLDMLRYHTFTAGAGWAYDYGTAEDSKEMFQYLKGYSPVHNVKAGVAYPATMITTGDHDDRVVPAHSFKFAAELQAKNDGTNPVLIRIDVNAGHGAGKSVQQTINENADIQAFTLWNMGVSKLK, encoded by the coding sequence ATGAAGAAATTAGTCAGTTCCATTTTTATTGCAGCAATGATTGTGTCTTGTAATAAAACAGAAAATACAAATATGCAAGAAAAATTAACGTATCCAGAAACACGTAAAGATTCTGTCGTAGATGTTTATTTTGGTGAATCGATTTTGGATCCGTACCGTTGGTTAGAGGACGATTTATCTGAAGAAACGGCTGCTTGGGTTAAAGCAGAAAATGAAGTTACTTTCGCTTATTTAGACAAAATTCCGTATCGTGAAGCTTTAAGAAAGCAACTAGAAGAAAAATGGAATTACGAAAAAATCGGGGCTCCTTTTGTAGAAGGTGATTTTACGTATTATTATAAAAACGACGGATTACAAAATCAGTCGGTTTTATATCGTAAGGATAAATCAGGAAAAGAAGAAGTTTTCTTAGATCCGAATACATTTTCTAAAGATGGAACCACTTCTTTAGCTGATGTTTCGTTTACAGAAGATGGAAGTTTAGTTGCTTATGCGATTTCTGAAGGCGGAAGTGATTGGCGAAAAATCATCGTGTTAAACGCTAAAGATAAATCAGTTGTTGGAGAAACTTTAATCGATGTTAAATTCTCTGGAATTTCTTGGTACAAAAACGATGGATTCTATTATTCAAGTTACGATAAACCAACCGGAAGTGAGCTTTCTGCAAAAACAGATCAACATAAATTATACTATCACAAATTAGGAACTTCTCAAAAAGAAGATAAAGTTGTTTTTGGAGATAAAACCAAACGTAGATATGTTGGAGGTTACGTAACGGATGATCAAAATTATTTGGTGATTACTACTGCAAATGCAACTTCTGGAAACGAATTATATATTCAAGATTTAAATAAACCAAACGCGCCAATCCAAACGATTGTAACTGGTTTTGATAACGATTATTCTATTATTGATTCGAAAAACGGAAAAATGTACATCGTTACGAATTATCAAGCTCCAAATCAAAAATTGATGGTGGCTGATGTTGCTACGTTAGCGAATAAATCGACTTGGAAAGATGTAATTCCTGAAACAGAAAACGTTTTAAACTTATCAAAAGCAGGAGGTTATTTCTTTGCTAATTATATGAAAGATGCGGTTTCGTTAGTGAAACAATTCGATTATAATGGAAAATTAGTTCGTGATATTCAATTACCTGGATTAGGAACAGCTTCTGGCTTTGGAGATAAAAAAGAAGCTAAAGATTTGTATTATTCTTTTACGAATTACATCACACCTGGAACCATTTATAAAATGGATATTGCTTCAGGGAAATCAAATGTTTATCAACAACCAAAAGTAAAATTCAACCCAGAAGATTACGAATCAAAACAGATTTTCTATACATCTAAAGATGGAACCAAAGTTCCGATGATCATCACTTATAAAAAAGGAACTAAGTTAGACGGAACCAACCCAACCATGCTTTATGCTTACGGTGGATTCAATGTTTCGTTAACGCCAAGTTTTAGTATTGCCAATGCGGTTTGGTTAGAAAATGGTGGAATTTACGCTGTTCCAAATTTACGCGGAGGAGGAGAATACGGTAAAAAGTGGCACGACGCAGGAACGCAAATGCAAAAACAAAATGTGTTTGATGATTTCATTGCAGCAGCTCAATATTTAATTGATAACAAATACACGTCTTCTGATAAATTAGCGATTCGTGGAGGTTCTAACGGAGGATTGTTAGTTGGAGCAACCATGACGCAACGTCCAGATTTAATGAAGGTTGCTTTACCAGCAGTTGGCGTTTTAGATATGTTACGTTATCATACCTTTACAGCAGGTGCAGGTTGGGCTTATGATTACGGAACAGCTGAAGATTCTAAAGAAATGTTTCAATATTTAAAAGGATATTCGCCAGTGCATAATGTAAAAGCAGGAGTTGCATATCCGGCGACGATGATTACAACAGGTGACCACGATGACCGTGTGGTTCCGGCGCATAGTTTTAAGTTTGCTGCTGAATTACAAGCGAAGAACGACGGAACAAATCCGGTGTTGATTCGTATTGATGTAAATGCAGGTCACGGAGCTGGAAAATCAGTGCAACAAACCATTAACGAAAATGCCGATATTCAAGCGTTCACACTTTGGAATATGGGAGTTTCTAAACTAAAATAA